The stretch of DNA CAAACGAGGAAGCGGACGACGAAGCGAATGAACAAGAAGGAGAGTCAAACGACGAGCAAGAAGCTGCAGAATCAAACGAAGAGGCGGATGGCGaacgagaagaagaagagtcaAATGAAGCGGCGAACGGCGAGCGAAAGAAAGGAAAATCGAACGAGAAGACAAACAGCGAGCAAAATAACGGAGAATCAAACGAAAAGATAAACGACGAGCAACAGAAAGAAAAAGCAAATGAGAAGATAAACGACGAGGCGGAAAAAGAAAAGACAGATATCGACAAGGAACTTAAAATTCTAAGTGACCAGAAGTTAATTTTGCAAAATGAAAACGATTTTCAACGAGCAAGAATGCAATTGATGGCCAGAGAGTTGGAGTTAATGAAGTTTGAAAAAGAGTTACTGCAGAGAGAGAATGATTTGTTGAGAGTGGCTGGTGGAGCGAGttcacaaaaaatttcaaatgatGATGAAATTTCGTTCCAAACTATAAAGGAAATGCTGCCGGACTTTGATGGACAAACGAGTGTTAGTGTGTGGCATGCACATGTAAACGTACTAAAATCTACGTATGCGTTGACTGAAAATAAACTTCGATCCCTTATATTCAGCAAATTAAAAGGTGATGCACAAGCTTGGGTGTACTCAAAACCAGAGTTCGCGAACGAAAAGATTGATACCCTTTTGCTGTCGATGGAAAAGGCGTTTCTTCCGAAGGAGAGTGCCATTATTTTGCGAAAGAAGTTTGAAGCGCGCAGATGGCAAACCAATGAATCGTTTTCGGCCTACTTCAACAGCAAAGTTTTACTGTCTAACGGACTTCAGATGTCAGAGCTCGAGTTGGTCGACTTTATCATCCACGGCATACCAGATCGCCAAATTCGCACAAGTGCCAACATGATGTGCTTCAAAATGAAGGATGACCTTCTGTCGGCACTACGACACGTTAATTTAGTTGCTCCAAAAATCGAAGGAGCCACTAACAGCGGTGGAAAGGTCGAGAAGCAAGCTTTCCGGTGCTACAACTGTAATTGCTTGGGGCACATCGCCTCAGATTGCCGTAAGCCAAAACGAGAAGTTGGAGCCTGCTTTGTATGTGGAAAGATGGGTCACCTTGCCGCAGCTTGTGAGCAGAACAAGAAGACATCAGCCCCAGCTACTCGCAAGGAGGATTACGTAAGATATTTAAAGATAGAAATAGAGGGTAGCATTTATGAATCGTTTTTTGTAGAATGCCTACTAGACTCAGGTAGTCCAATCAGCTTTATCAAAAAATCGTATGTACCGGCTAGCGTAAACATGAAGCCAGCG from Drosophila takahashii strain IR98-3 E-12201 chromosome 2R, DtakHiC1v2, whole genome shotgun sequence encodes:
- the LOC138912508 gene encoding uncharacterized protein, translating into MDLINANEYTCNQLREWCRVLNLVTHGNKNTLAARLNEVPFRGRCPAVQQQQPQNEADNAQNVLEAVDEANEEADDEANEQEGESNDEQEAAESNEEADGEREEEESNEAANGERKKGKSNEKTNSEQNNGESNEKINDEQQKEKANEKINDEAEKEKTDIDKELKILSDQKLILQNENDFQRARMQLMARELELMKFEKELLQRENDLLRVAGGASSQKISNDDEISFQTIKEMLPDFDGQTSVSVWHAHVNVLKSTYALTENKLRSLIFSKLKGDAQAWVYSKPEFANEKIDTLLLSMEKAFLPKESAIILRKKFEARRWQTNESFSAYFNSKVLLSNGLQMSELELVDFIIHGIPDRQIRTSANMMCFKMKDDLLSALRHVNLVAPKIEGATNSGGKVEKQAFRCYNCNCLGHIASDCRKPKREVGACFVCGKMGHLAAACEQNKKTSAPATRKEDYNAY